AGACCTCGATTGTTCGCGGCGAAAAAATGTTCACCACGAAAGCCCCGCCCTGAAATGCCTATCCTGATTGACAAAAACGCGTACCGCTTGGCTCGGGGTCGATCCCTAGTCGAATCCTACCAATTATATAGGAAAATATGCAAAAGCGTATGCAGTAAATTCAACAAAACCAATCTGCTTTGCAAGTGCAAGAATGAACTCACATCTTGCCTTTCGGGATAATAATGAATATTATAAATCACCGAAAAGTTATAGGCTATTTTCTGAGAAGACACCCATTTTAACGGTACGATGGTGGTAGATTGAAAAGTGATTACTTatttgaacaaaacaaaaacaggaaTTGTGCATAAATCTTGAATGGGTCATTTCAATAAATTACAATAAATCTACCCCTTAAAATTAGACAAAAAATGTGATTACCAAGAACAATTGTGGCACTTTAGTGACCGAAGACAGCAATTTTTACAAGGTAAAAGCTCATTGTACGGAACTTCTTACAGCAGTATAGCGTCGGTAAGTTTAGTTACAAGTGAAGATAATGTGATTAGATGTATATCAAGGACTTCAAGGTATAGTAGCGGTgttcgatttttgttttgtttttgttgcaaaTATTAAGCTTTTATCTATTGATTgttctaataaaaaaaatacattttcatGAATTAGTTGAATATATAAACTTTCCTTCATAGTTGGTCACCTTCTCTTACCTAAAGATACAAAATTTCATGATGGCTAACAAGTTTGGTGGGAGTCTGAAGAAAGAATAGTCGGGTATTAGTGTGCTAATTAATCTTAGCTACAAACCCTATATTTTTATGTCGTGGATAGCAATACGCGAAGGAAAATTTAATTACTTGGGTAGTAACCAATTAGGAATGCAAAAGTTGCAATGTAATGTGCAGAGATCTGCTTCTgacaaaattatttatttgtgGGATTCATTTTTGTTATATAAGAAGCTaaaaatgttcatttaagCAAAATGTATTACGGCGTACGGAGAATCAATCAGAACCCtcaaaaagatgaagaaaatcAGCTGCATTTAAATTTGCATGTTCATAGCCATATATGAATCTGGCTCCACGCAAGGCAGCTGTACAAACACGGTCAAGTCCAAAGTTCACACTTCTTTCATGCTACAAAATTTTATATGTTCAAAAGTTAATCAAAATagttgttttgttattttaattcTACTTACTTCAAGCACAATATTGATAATGGGAGTGTTATAAGCAATTGAAAGTTTTTCAATTGCATCAGCCACAGAAGAAAACACAGATCGAGACGGTTGAACAAGATTAAGAATATGTAATGAAGTAGATATTAAATCAAAATCCAAATATTTAAGTGTTTCCTGGATACTTGATGTAGTTGTTGACATAGAGGCATTTGCACAAAGAACAATGCCATGCAAACCTGTATCGCGTAGCTTCAGAGCAATTTCTTCGGTAAGAGAAACTGCATAATGAACTACAACATCTTTTATGTTGTGTGTTTCAGTGAtgcattttttcatttgcctGGCAAGAGCT
This genomic interval from Daphnia magna isolate NIES linkage group LG8, ASM2063170v1.1, whole genome shotgun sequence contains the following:
- the LOC116929750 gene encoding uncharacterized protein LOC116929750; the protein is MEDSPVNRRRKRSTGKSTLPLVCRAGINQLTFRILLTGPGNVIPALARQMKKCITETHNIKDVVVHYAVSLTEEIALKLRDTGLHGIVLCANASMSTTTSSIQETLKYLDFDLISTSLHILNLVQPSRSVFSSVADAIEKLSIAYNTPIINIVLEHERSVNFGLDRVCTAALRGARFIYGYEHANLNAADFLHLFEGSD